A stretch of the Polaribacter pacificus genome encodes the following:
- a CDS encoding adenylate kinase: METIQLHDLHFKPFISSNAVASVVTKLAEEVYKDCKDLNPMFIAVLNGSFILAADFVRAYKGPCEISFVKLASYQGTSSTENIKQLVGLNENLEGRTVVILEDIVDTGNTLEELYRIFEDKKVKNLKIATLFLKPTVYQKKLKIDYVGENIEDKFIVGYGLDYDGLGRNLPAVYQLTTHNMTNIVLFGPPGAGKGTQADVLKEKYNLIHISTGDVFRYNIKNKTELGLLAKKYMDEGDLVPDEVTINMLKAEVEKNENAKGFIFDGFPRTESQAKALDEFLAKKGSQINGMVALEVPENLLVERLLERGKTSGRTDDTDEAKIRNRFNEYHTKTAILKDYYDKQGTYYGVNGVGSIEEITTRLSTVFDTL; this comes from the coding sequence ATGGAAACCATACAGTTACACGATTTACATTTTAAACCTTTTATATCTAGCAATGCTGTGGCTTCTGTTGTTACAAAGCTTGCAGAAGAGGTTTATAAAGACTGTAAAGATCTAAACCCAATGTTTATCGCTGTATTAAATGGCTCATTTATTTTAGCTGCTGATTTTGTTAGAGCTTACAAAGGTCCTTGTGAGATTTCTTTTGTAAAGCTGGCTTCTTACCAAGGAACCTCTTCTACAGAAAACATTAAACAACTAGTTGGATTAAACGAAAACTTAGAAGGTAGAACAGTTGTTATTTTAGAAGACATTGTTGATACCGGAAACACCTTAGAAGAACTGTATCGAATATTTGAAGACAAGAAAGTAAAAAATTTAAAAATTGCTACCTTGTTTTTAAAACCAACAGTGTATCAGAAAAAATTAAAGATAGACTATGTTGGAGAAAACATAGAAGATAAATTTATAGTAGGCTATGGCCTAGATTACGATGGTTTAGGAAGAAACCTTCCTGCCGTATACCAATTAACAACACACAACATGACAAACATTGTATTATTTGGCCCTCCAGGCGCAGGCAAAGGAACTCAAGCAGACGTATTAAAAGAAAAGTACAACTTGATTCATATCTCAACAGGAGATGTTTTTAGATACAATATTAAGAACAAGACTGAACTTGGACTTTTAGCAAAGAAATATATGGATGAGGGTGATTTAGTACCTGATGAAGTAACCATTAATATGCTAAAAGCAGAAGTTGAGAAAAATGAAAATGCAAAAGGCTTTATTTTTGATGGTTTTCCTAGAACAGAATCACAAGCAAAAGCTTTGGATGAGTTTTTGGCTAAAAAAGGATCTCAAATAAATGGAATGGTAGCCTTAGAAGTACCAGAAAATTTATTAGTGGAGCGCTTGTTAGAAAGAGGAAAAACTAGTGGAAGAACAGATGACACTGACGAAGCTAAAATTAGAAATCGCTTTAATGAGTACCACACAAAAACAGCTATATTAAAAGATTACTATGACAAACAAGGCACTTATTATGGTGTAAACGGTGTAGGCTCTATAGAAGAGATTACAACGCGTTTGTCTACTGTTTTCGACACACTATAA
- the secDF gene encoding protein translocase subunit SecDF, translating into MQNKGLIRLFAILFGLVSLYQLSFTYFAGNVEDAAKVYAEAKATDGSGKELANFEQKYLDSVGNMNIINLGFSEFSYNDIKDKEMNLGLDLKGGINAVLQVSVKDILIGLSDNSKNAVFNQALLAADAAQKSSTDTYLNLFFAEFEKLSNGTVKLSDPTIFGNKSLRDKIDFNKTNAEVKPIIQEEIDSSIDTAFEVLRSRIDKFGVTQPSIQRIGNSGRISIELPGAKDIVRVTKLLQSTAKLQFWEVYTNAEVQSFFFAANQKATEILKSENPSTKKDEVKKDDIDDLLKGEDSTSTANEKSLFTYLFPNVAQSQEQISSLVANAKVSDTAMVNKLLAMKEVRALLPSDLKYVKFLWDYKSVPNADGSADIIGLYAIKSNRNDVAPIEGDVIVDASQVFDQLGNKPEVSMSMNSVGSKLWEKLTGDNTGKFVAVVLDDYVYTAPSVPGPIVGGRTSISGGTMTVKEAQDIATVLKAGKLPAAAKMIDSAVVGPSLGQESIDSSFNSFGLAIGLVLLWMMFYYGKAGAFANVALAVNILFIFGILASFSAVLTLPGIAGIILTIGMSVDANVIIFERIKEGLSSGKGLKLAVEDGFSVKGALSAIIDANITTLLTGIILYVFGAGPIKGFALTLMIGIATSLFTAVFITRMLIDGSVNKNSKMTFNTAISKNWFQNLNVEFLRKRKIAYFISGAIILGGIISMATLGLKQGVDFKGGRSYVVRFDQPMNSSEISSNLKDVFGTAPEVKTYGASNQLKITTAFKIDAEGNSVDEEVQSALYQGLKSYLGTTSYEEFKPGFQKAGSGIMSYRKVDPTIADDIKVDALWAVFGSLLVVFLYILLRFRKVSFSIGAVAAVFHDVLIVMGLFSLLYNFMPFDMEIGESFIAAILTVVGYSLNDTVIIFDRIREFAGIHTKWDYTKVVDKALSSTLGRTINTSLTTLLVMMAIFLFGGDSIRGFMFALIIGVVVGTYSSLFIATPIMFDVSKKEKKNN; encoded by the coding sequence ATGCAAAACAAAGGACTAATCAGATTATTTGCTATCCTTTTTGGATTAGTAAGTTTATACCAATTATCATTTACCTATTTCGCAGGCAATGTTGAAGATGCTGCAAAAGTATACGCAGAAGCCAAAGCAACCGATGGTAGTGGTAAAGAACTAGCTAATTTTGAACAAAAATATTTAGATAGCGTTGGGAATATGAATATCATAAACTTAGGCTTTTCGGAGTTTAGTTATAATGATATTAAAGACAAAGAAATGAATCTTGGTCTTGATTTAAAAGGAGGAATCAATGCCGTTTTACAAGTATCTGTAAAAGATATCTTAATTGGTTTGTCTGACAATTCTAAAAACGCTGTATTTAATCAAGCTTTATTAGCTGCTGACGCTGCACAAAAGAGCAGTACAGATACTTACTTAAACTTATTTTTCGCAGAATTTGAAAAATTAAGTAACGGTACAGTAAAATTAAGTGATCCTACCATCTTTGGTAACAAATCATTGCGTGACAAAATCGACTTTAATAAAACAAACGCAGAGGTTAAGCCAATCATTCAAGAAGAAATTGACAGTTCTATAGATACTGCCTTTGAGGTTTTACGTAGTAGAATTGACAAATTTGGTGTTACACAACCAAGCATCCAACGTATAGGAAATTCTGGAAGAATCTCTATTGAATTACCTGGAGCAAAAGACATTGTTCGTGTTACCAAATTACTACAGAGCACAGCAAAATTACAATTCTGGGAAGTGTACACTAACGCAGAAGTACAGTCTTTCTTCTTTGCTGCCAATCAAAAAGCGACTGAGATTTTAAAATCAGAAAACCCATCAACTAAAAAAGATGAGGTTAAAAAAGACGATATTGATGACTTATTAAAAGGAGAAGACTCTACGAGTACTGCTAATGAGAAATCATTGTTTACCTACTTGTTTCCAAATGTTGCACAAAGTCAAGAGCAAATTAGTTCATTGGTTGCAAATGCTAAAGTTTCTGATACCGCAATGGTAAACAAACTTTTAGCAATGAAAGAAGTAAGAGCATTATTACCTAGCGATTTAAAATACGTTAAATTTTTATGGGATTATAAATCAGTTCCAAATGCAGATGGATCTGCAGATATTATTGGCTTATACGCTATCAAATCAAACAGAAATGATGTTGCTCCTATAGAAGGTGATGTTATTGTTGATGCTTCACAGGTTTTTGACCAATTAGGAAACAAACCAGAAGTGAGCATGAGCATGAACAGTGTAGGGTCTAAATTGTGGGAAAAATTAACTGGAGATAACACTGGGAAATTTGTTGCTGTAGTGTTAGATGATTATGTATATACAGCCCCTTCTGTACCAGGACCAATTGTTGGAGGAAGAACTTCTATTTCTGGTGGAACAATGACCGTAAAAGAAGCGCAAGATATTGCAACAGTATTAAAAGCGGGTAAACTTCCAGCAGCAGCAAAAATGATTGACTCTGCAGTAGTAGGGCCATCATTAGGACAAGAATCAATCGACAGTAGCTTTAACTCTTTTGGATTGGCTATCGGATTGGTTTTATTATGGATGATGTTTTATTACGGAAAAGCAGGTGCTTTTGCAAATGTAGCCTTGGCCGTAAACATTCTATTTATCTTTGGAATATTAGCATCATTTAGTGCAGTACTAACCTTACCAGGTATCGCAGGGATTATCTTAACCATTGGTATGTCTGTAGATGCAAACGTAATTATCTTTGAGAGAATCAAAGAAGGATTAAGTTCTGGAAAAGGATTAAAACTTGCTGTAGAAGATGGATTTAGTGTAAAAGGTGCCTTGTCTGCAATTATTGATGCAAACATTACAACCTTACTTACAGGTATTATCTTATATGTATTTGGCGCAGGACCTATCAAAGGATTTGCTTTAACCTTAATGATTGGTATTGCTACCTCTTTATTTACAGCAGTGTTTATTACACGTATGTTAATTGACGGTTCTGTAAACAAGAACAGCAAGATGACTTTCAATACAGCCATTTCTAAAAACTGGTTCCAAAACTTAAATGTTGAGTTCTTAAGAAAGCGTAAAATTGCTTATTTTATTTCAGGTGCAATTATTCTTGGAGGAATCATCTCTATGGCTACTTTAGGTTTAAAGCAAGGAGTAGATTTTAAAGGAGGTCGTTCTTATGTTGTTCGTTTTGATCAACCAATGAATTCTTCTGAAATATCTTCTAATTTAAAAGACGTTTTTGGTACCGCTCCTGAGGTAAAAACTTACGGTGCTAGCAACCAGTTAAAAATAACCACAGCTTTTAAAATTGACGCTGAAGGAAACTCAGTTGATGAAGAAGTTCAAAGCGCTTTATACCAAGGATTAAAATCATATTTAGGAACTACTAGCTATGAAGAATTCAAACCTGGTTTTCAAAAAGCAGGAAGTGGAATCATGAGCTATAGAAAAGTAGATCCAACCATTGCAGATGATATTAAAGTAGATGCTCTTTGGGCGGTCTTTGGTTCATTATTAGTGGTATTCTTATACATCTTATTAAGATTTAGAAAGGTATCATTTAGTATTGGTGCTGTAGCTGCAGTTTTCCATGATGTACTAATTGTAATGGGTCTTTTCTCTTTATTATACAACTTTATGCCATTTGATATGGAAATCGGAGAATCGTTTATTGCAGCCATCCTTACAGTTGTAGGGTACTCGCTGAATGATACGGTAATTATCTTTGATAGAATTAGAGAGTTTGCAGGCATCCACACAAAATGGGATTATACTAAAGTTGTAGACAAAGCTTTAAGTAGCACATTGGGTAGAACTATTAACACCTCATTAACCACCTTATTGGTAATGATGGCAATCTTCTTATTTGGAGGGGATTCTATTAGAGGATTTATGTTTGCATTGATTATTGGTGTAGTAGTAGGTACTTACTCATCTTTATTCATCGCAACTCCAATTATGTTTGACGTTTCTAAAAAAGAAAAGAAAAACAACTAA